Proteins from a genomic interval of Treponema succinifaciens DSM 2489:
- a CDS encoding polymorphic toxin type 44 domain-containing protein — MYEGIIPKTNVKSKEAGYIADCLDYEKYIRKYYNKNGLAPLPDPISIKGIGIKKWISMVNTNKPWDHKKKIQEKFGMIAVKDRPFLGKNKQLKFSQLSYHKYQYHDYFLDVWSNIHYGFVGRYCGFSEKTLLTGSDFQQAVANIKNANFKGGDDQADKITMQLGMDLYTRYKDKIEKLTYQIILDELEKLDTIGQSRLLHKCFDTSKMGVTVL; from the coding sequence GTGTATGAGGGGATAATTCCGAAAACTAATGTAAAAAGCAAAGAAGCAGGTTATATAGCAGATTGTTTAGATTATGAAAAATATATAAGAAAGTACTATAATAAAAATGGTTTAGCACCACTTCCTGATCCAATATCCATAAAGGGAATTGGAATCAAAAAGTGGATTAGCATGGTGAATACAAATAAACCTTGGGATCATAAGAAAAAGATACAAGAAAAATTTGGCATGATAGCAGTGAAAGATCGCCCTTTTTTAGGAAAAAATAAACAATTGAAGTTTTCTCAATTGTCTTATCATAAATATCAATACCATGACTATTTTTTAGATGTATGGTCAAATATCCATTATGGTTTTGTTGGTAGATATTGTGGCTTTTCAGAAAAGACTTTATTAACAGGCTCTGATTTTCAGCAGGCAGTTGCAAACATTAAGAATGCCAATTTTAAAGGAGGAGATGATCAGGCGGATAAAATTACAATGCAGTTAGGAATGGATTTATATACAAGATATAAAGATAAAATTGAGAAATTAACCTATCAAATAATTCTTGATGAATTAGAAAAGCTGGATACAATTGGACAATCAAGATTATTACACAAATGTTTCGATACTTCCAAAATGGGAGTAACAGTTTTATGA
- a CDS encoding formylglycine-generating enzyme family protein yields MKFTKIFALIFFAAAQIFAQESSDDFFNDIDFVEFGSSRKKTEYVIGENSQSVTAKRRVFPFKLNRYETTYNLWYKVRLWAEENGYVFANPGQEGSSGSRGKAPTQMNCYEPVTNINWYDVIVWCNAFSEMDGKVPCYFYNGQILKDATDTASCDLAECNWKNNGYRLPTETEWEYAARKTPGGLQSGALASGQIDSNGKDDSSVPVEEVAWYFENSNGTKRVGTAGTPFSTSAPPSPSSGNPNGAGIFDMSGNVIEFCWDWEAPYEAGDLSKRYSGPKYGAERVMRGGSWNEYTLFVSAGDRYSYDPNEAYNFFGFRIAASVK; encoded by the coding sequence ATGAAATTTACAAAAATTTTTGCATTGATTTTTTTTGCGGCGGCACAGATTTTTGCGCAGGAATCTTCCGATGATTTTTTTAATGATATTGATTTTGTTGAATTCGGCTCTTCAAGAAAAAAAACTGAATATGTGATTGGAGAAAATTCCCAGTCAGTAACTGCAAAAAGAAGAGTTTTTCCGTTCAAGCTTAACCGTTACGAAACAACTTACAATCTTTGGTATAAAGTCCGTTTGTGGGCGGAAGAAAATGGATACGTTTTTGCGAATCCGGGACAGGAAGGTTCTTCTGGCTCAAGAGGAAAAGCTCCAACACAAATGAATTGCTATGAACCAGTTACAAATATAAACTGGTATGATGTCATTGTCTGGTGCAATGCGTTCAGTGAAATGGACGGAAAAGTTCCCTGCTATTTTTATAACGGACAGATTTTAAAAGACGCCACGGACACAGCTTCATGCGACTTGGCGGAATGCAACTGGAAAAATAATGGCTACAGGCTTCCGACAGAAACTGAATGGGAATATGCGGCAAGAAAAACTCCGGGTGGACTTCAGTCTGGAGCTTTGGCTAGCGGTCAGATTGATTCAAATGGAAAAGATGATTCTTCAGTTCCAGTTGAAGAAGTTGCCTGGTATTTTGAAAATTCAAATGGAACAAAACGAGTTGGAACAGCCGGAACTCCATTTTCCACAAGCGCGCCTCCAAGTCCTTCCAGCGGAAATCCAAACGGAGCCGGAATTTTTGACATGAGCGGAAACGTAATCGAATTCTGCTGGGACTGGGAAGCTCCTTATGAAGCCGGTGATTTATCCAAAAGATATTCAGGTCCAAAATATGGCGCTGAACGTGTTATGCGCGGCGGAAGCTGGAATGAATACACGCTTTTTGTTTCTGCAGGAGACCGTTATTCTTATGACCCGAATGAAGCCTACAACTTTTTTGGATTCAGAATTGCAGCCAGCGTAAAATGA
- a CDS encoding magnesium transporter CorA family protein: MITYWQQENGKLVSKEKEELVPEMNTWVDARSVTRDDIRELEETYKIDSENMLDILDPDELSRIERNDDTGYTFTIIKLPVFSPGDDVSYFTAPLGIITFDKFFITICWTDCEVLKDFAANRIKELSLNDFPAFTIRFMSRADLTFLRYLKELNRRATTIQNEMLRSVQNHELIQLLNIQKSLVFFTTSLKSNQMLLEKLRKTKIIKLDEEDQDWIDDVEIDNKQALDMAGTYTNIMAGMNDAFASVLSNNLNIVMKTMTAWNLVLMLPTLVTSYFGINVPLPWANSKWVGAVAIAGLCVFTSVFGYFMFMKRRITPSVEARKRVSFKARRAERKQRRYIKKQEKIAEKRK; the protein is encoded by the coding sequence ATGATTACATATTGGCAGCAAGAAAACGGAAAACTTGTAAGCAAGGAAAAAGAAGAGCTTGTCCCGGAAATGAACACTTGGGTTGACGCAAGGTCTGTTACAAGGGACGACATACGCGAGCTTGAAGAAACTTACAAAATCGATTCTGAAAATATGCTTGATATTCTTGACCCGGATGAGCTTTCCCGAATCGAGCGGAATGACGACACTGGATATACTTTTACAATCATAAAGCTTCCTGTTTTTTCTCCGGGGGACGATGTAAGTTATTTTACGGCTCCGTTGGGAATTATTACATTCGATAAATTTTTTATAACAATCTGCTGGACTGACTGCGAGGTTTTAAAGGATTTTGCCGCAAACAGAATCAAAGAACTTTCGCTTAACGATTTTCCAGCTTTTACAATTCGGTTTATGTCCCGCGCTGACCTTACATTTTTGCGCTACTTGAAGGAACTTAACCGACGCGCCACAACAATTCAAAACGAAATGCTCCGCTCTGTTCAGAACCATGAATTGATTCAGCTTTTGAACATTCAAAAATCGCTCGTGTTTTTCACAACATCTTTAAAAAGCAACCAGATGCTTTTGGAAAAACTCCGCAAGACAAAAATTATCAAGCTGGACGAAGAAGATCAGGACTGGATTGACGACGTTGAAATTGATAACAAGCAGGCTTTGGACATGGCTGGAACTTACACGAATATTATGGCAGGAATGAACGATGCCTTTGCTTCTGTTTTGTCCAACAACTTGAATATCGTTATGAAAACAATGACAGCATGGAATCTTGTGCTTATGCTTCCGACTTTGGTGACGAGCTATTTTGGAATAAATGTTCCGCTTCCTTGGGCAAATTCAAAATGGGTTGGAGCAGTTGCGATTGCGGGGCTTTGCGTTTTTACTTCTGTGTTTGGATATTTTATGTTTATGAAACGCCGGATTACTCCGTCTGTTGAAGCAAGAAAAAGAGTTTCATTTAAAGCTCGGCGCGCGGAACGAAAGCAAAGACGCTACATAAAAAAGCAGGAAAAAATAGCGGAGAAAAGAAAATGA
- a CDS encoding LolA family protein, giving the protein MKKFLCAAVFVCVFCTAVFSQEITTASDFFKSVSDRYAEIKDYEADIDITIGKSEMKGKVSFKRPEMLRIDFSDPAEQVVVFNGDDLTIYLPSPTSAILEQNVTASGPNAATSQGLSLLRRYYTVAYESGQSAVPLDENSDEMVVNLLLSRRSAAEAFRTIKLSVDPSTKLIRRVAAVSSQDVDYIFDFHNYNLNVNISDQRFIYDPPSSANNYNNFLLSE; this is encoded by the coding sequence ATGAAAAAGTTTTTGTGTGCCGCAGTTTTTGTGTGCGTTTTTTGCACGGCGGTTTTTTCACAGGAAATTACAACGGCGAGCGATTTCTTTAAATCTGTCAGCGACCGTTATGCGGAAATAAAAGACTATGAAGCCGACATCGACATAACAATCGGCAAAAGTGAAATGAAAGGAAAAGTCAGCTTTAAGCGTCCGGAAATGCTTAGAATAGATTTTTCAGATCCGGCGGAACAGGTTGTTGTCTTTAACGGTGATGATCTTACAATTTATTTGCCAAGCCCGACTTCCGCAATCCTTGAGCAGAACGTTACCGCTTCTGGTCCAAATGCGGCTACATCCCAGGGACTTTCTCTTTTGCGCCGTTATTACACAGTTGCCTACGAATCTGGGCAAAGCGCGGTTCCTTTGGATGAAAACAGCGATGAAATGGTTGTGAATCTTTTGCTTTCAAGAAGATCCGCGGCAGAAGCGTTCCGTACAATAAAACTTTCAGTAGATCCTTCGACAAAATTAATCCGCCGTGTTGCTGCGGTTTCTTCTCAGGATGTGGATTACATTTTTGATTTTCATAATTACAACTTGAATGTGAATATAAGCGATCAGCGTTTTATTTATGATCCGCCGTCATCTGCAAACAACTACAACAACTTCCTTCTTTCGGAGTAA
- a CDS encoding helix-turn-helix domain-containing protein encodes MESYGEILRNAREEKKVSMEAIERATAITKNYIDSLENECVEDFPGESYFIGFLSNYCEFLGLDKDEILRLYHAKKIQESPVPVELLKNQKPVFLVPVIVASVVLVLAMLGIYIYFSVLKIPQKKELKAREQVEKEKIHQYQFTGKPETKRLYKGDQILVPAKQGKGNIVLTVGGTLGNLSILTPSGNQIVELSEERDIDIDGDGFADLIIYLSDVSNDNEANGAEVRILEKSIENSFVAISDGKSGTELSEIPAASAVKNNANRTVIHEDTRAYPFTINVTFRGSCLFRYKSDRQDYVEGYYKSGELVTITSNNGTRLWMSNINALKIHVIAGLSSYDLEVGRAGEVQAEDIKWVRDSDGKYRLVVLELD; translated from the coding sequence ATGGAAAGCTACGGAGAAATTTTGCGCAATGCCCGTGAAGAAAAAAAAGTTTCCATGGAAGCGATTGAGCGTGCAACTGCGATTACAAAAAATTATATAGATTCACTGGAAAACGAGTGCGTTGAAGATTTTCCTGGAGAATCTTATTTTATAGGATTTCTTTCAAATTATTGTGAATTTCTTGGGCTGGACAAAGATGAGATTTTGCGGCTTTATCATGCAAAAAAAATTCAGGAATCTCCAGTTCCAGTTGAACTTTTAAAAAATCAGAAGCCGGTTTTTCTTGTTCCTGTAATTGTCGCATCTGTTGTTTTAGTTTTGGCGATGCTTGGAATTTACATTTATTTCAGCGTGCTGAAAATTCCGCAGAAAAAAGAGCTTAAGGCAAGAGAGCAAGTTGAAAAAGAAAAAATCCATCAGTATCAGTTTACTGGCAAGCCCGAAACAAAGAGACTTTATAAAGGAGATCAAATTCTTGTTCCTGCAAAACAAGGCAAGGGAAATATTGTCTTGACAGTTGGCGGAACTTTGGGAAATCTTTCAATTCTTACGCCTTCTGGAAATCAGATTGTGGAGCTTAGCGAGGAACGTGATATAGACATTGACGGCGACGGATTTGCGGATTTGATTATTTATTTGAGCGATGTTTCAAATGACAATGAGGCTAACGGCGCGGAAGTCAGAATTCTTGAAAAATCCATTGAAAATTCTTTTGTCGCGATTTCAGATGGAAAATCCGGTACAGAACTTTCAGAAATTCCTGCGGCTTCGGCTGTAAAAAACAATGCGAACAGAACGGTAATCCACGAAGACACTCGCGCTTATCCGTTTACAATAAATGTTACATTCCGTGGTTCTTGTCTTTTCAGGTACAAAAGCGACCGTCAGGATTATGTTGAAGGCTATTACAAAAGCGGCGAGCTTGTTACAATTACTTCAAACAACGGAACTCGGCTTTGGATGAGCAACATTAACGCTTTGAAAATTCATGTTATCGCAGGACTTTCTTCTTATGATCTTGAAGTTGGGCGTGCAGGTGAAGTTCAGGCGGAAGACATAAAATGGGTTCGTGACAGTGACGGAAAATATCGTTTAGTGGTGCTTGAACTTGACTAG
- a CDS encoding IS1595 family transposase yields MTFFDFMIKFPTEKAVIKYFLKIRYNDVLICPHCGSKVRVQHRNDNLKLCNCHNCNNTFSPFKNTIFEKSSTDLRKWFYAIHLFLNSKKGISGLQLQREIGVTYKTAWRMLKQIRSAMGNTDMSKAFEAMVEIDETYIGGKPRKMNGETEPSKRGRGTKKTPVVGVKERSSSHVFAKVALPNEEGKKLTGKQLFNILDSVCKKDATVLTDDFRGYNFMNHKNTNKNNYYRISVNHLESIYSLGNGLHTNGIESFWALLKRGILGIYHHVSVDYLQEYVNEFCFRQNNGTSSFDVLLKQGIFAA; encoded by the coding sequence ATGACATTCTTTGATTTTATGATAAAGTTTCCGACTGAAAAAGCCGTTATAAAATACTTTCTCAAAATCAGATATAACGATGTTCTTATATGCCCTCACTGCGGTTCAAAAGTTCGTGTTCAGCACAGAAATGACAATCTAAAACTTTGTAACTGCCATAACTGCAATAATACATTCTCACCATTCAAAAACACAATCTTTGAAAAGTCATCAACAGACCTGCGTAAATGGTTCTATGCAATCCATTTATTTTTGAATTCTAAAAAAGGAATTTCCGGCTTGCAGTTACAGCGTGAAATCGGCGTAACATATAAAACAGCGTGGAGAATGCTCAAGCAGATACGCTCTGCAATGGGAAACACTGATATGTCAAAAGCATTTGAAGCAATGGTCGAAATTGACGAAACATATATCGGCGGTAAACCTAGAAAAATGAACGGCGAAACAGAGCCTTCAAAGCGTGGACGTGGAACTAAAAAAACTCCTGTTGTAGGTGTAAAAGAAAGAAGTTCAAGCCACGTATTCGCAAAGGTAGCACTTCCAAACGAAGAAGGCAAGAAACTTACAGGAAAGCAGCTTTTCAATATTCTTGACAGCGTATGCAAGAAAGACGCAACGGTTCTGACCGATGATTTTAGAGGCTACAATTTTATGAACCATAAAAACACAAATAAAAACAACTACTACAGAATCAGCGTAAATCATTTAGAAAGCATTTACAGCCTCGGCAACGGACTTCATACAAACGGAATTGAATCGTTCTGGGCACTGTTGAAGCGTGGAATTCTCGGAATTTATCATCACGTTTCTGTAGACTACTTGCAGGAATATGTAAACGAATTCTGTTTCCGGCAGAACAACGGAACAAGCTCATTTGATGTACTGTTAAAGCAGGGGATATTTGCGGCATAA
- a CDS encoding lyase family protein, which yields METRNIFENISCIDHRYSLSEAEVFNGLSKYISEEASIRSCAKCEAALVKSHLKLRGKLTDEIAQSLDKVASKIDPAEVYAEEEKTKHNIRALVNVMKTKVSAEIGPLVHLGATSVDILDTALSCRMRDVTKNVVLPELKKLEKHLCAIADRDSEVPQVGRTHGQHAVPITFGWSIAEFVSRLGKSILRIEELSNQLVGKLAGPVGSYNGPSMIVKDPEELERVYVEFLGLSASEYSNQLVEPEYLLRLLLEMNVAFGIIANLADDLRNLQRSEIGEVFEYFASTQVGSSTMPQKRNPWNSEHVKSLWKAMCPRVITFYMDQISEHQRDLTNSASQRFMADYVAGFTMAVARMNSVVSGLQADKETMARNLENAGGKVKGGVLAEPAYILLGEAGINDGHEVIRKITLEAEKSGKTFFEVLKTHKEAFEKITAQLEKLGVENPENFFEHPANYCGLAAKKSRRLAKKYEKLMD from the coding sequence ATGGAAACACGTAACATTTTTGAAAACATTTCTTGTATCGACCACAGATATTCGTTGTCAGAGGCCGAAGTCTTTAACGGTCTTTCTAAGTATATTTCAGAAGAAGCTTCAATCCGTTCATGCGCAAAATGCGAGGCTGCCCTTGTAAAAAGCCATTTGAAATTGCGCGGAAAACTCACGGATGAAATTGCGCAGAGTCTTGATAAAGTCGCTTCGAAAATTGATCCTGCCGAAGTTTATGCGGAAGAGGAAAAAACAAAGCATAATATCCGCGCGCTTGTAAACGTCATGAAGACAAAAGTTTCGGCGGAAATCGGACCTTTGGTTCACCTTGGAGCAACCAGCGTTGACATTCTTGATACAGCTCTTTCGTGCAGAATGAGAGATGTTACAAAAAATGTTGTTCTTCCTGAACTTAAAAAACTTGAAAAGCATCTTTGCGCTATTGCAGACCGCGATTCAGAAGTTCCGCAGGTTGGACGCACTCATGGACAGCACGCAGTTCCTATTACTTTTGGCTGGAGCATTGCAGAATTCGTAAGCCGTTTGGGAAAATCGATTTTGCGCATAGAAGAGCTTTCGAATCAGCTCGTAGGAAAACTTGCAGGACCTGTCGGCTCTTACAACGGACCTTCAATGATTGTAAAAGACCCGGAAGAACTTGAGCGCGTCTATGTTGAATTTCTTGGACTTTCTGCCAGCGAATATTCAAATCAGCTTGTTGAACCGGAATATCTTTTGCGCCTTCTCTTGGAAATGAATGTTGCGTTTGGAATTATTGCGAATCTTGCAGACGACCTTCGCAATCTTCAGCGTTCAGAAATCGGAGAAGTTTTTGAATACTTTGCTTCTACTCAAGTTGGCTCAAGCACAATGCCGCAGAAAAGAAATCCGTGGAACAGCGAGCACGTAAAGTCCCTTTGGAAGGCAATGTGTCCGCGTGTTATTACATTTTATATGGATCAGATTTCAGAGCATCAGCGCGACCTTACAAATTCTGCAAGTCAGAGATTTATGGCGGATTACGTTGCAGGATTTACAATGGCGGTTGCAAGAATGAACAGCGTTGTTTCGGGGCTTCAGGCTGACAAAGAAACAATGGCACGCAATCTTGAAAATGCCGGCGGAAAAGTAAAAGGCGGAGTCCTTGCCGAGCCTGCTTACATTTTGCTTGGCGAAGCTGGAATCAATGACGGCCACGAAGTTATCCGCAAAATTACTTTGGAAGCTGAAAAATCTGGAAAAACATTCTTTGAAGTTCTAAAAACCCACAAAGAAGCGTTTGAAAAAATAACTGCCCAGCTTGAAAAACTCGGCGTGGAAAATCCAGAAAACTTCTTTGAGCATCCGGCGAACTATTGCGGACTTGCTGCAAAAAAATCCCGCAGGCTTGCAAAGAAATACGAAAAGCTGATGGACTGA
- a CDS encoding Gfo/Idh/MocA family protein: MQKYTAALVGLGRIGYSLGLDKNREQPASHTMALLNNPRINLIAGCDTDSIALSKWQDANKKAVGYSDSANLYARCRPDIVTVAVNENAHLKEAVEAIHAKPKLVILEKPVALNLLEAEKIQQEAEKFQVPVLVNHERRFAEDFKLAKSYMKKIGEIQSIRAELCSSLCVYNPAEEKTGAYSLIHDGTHLVDAVLFFLEDDLPSTLKKISLENPSEKKGGLLSRASDLNNSEKKIKTVNSLLRFPIVTGVFRDEEKNVRQFSAHYSTSKCPDVTIGISGRSRFFGFEISITGTEGRICIGNGYLKLYHREKSSLYSGFYSLLNDRSESLPKKTFYFSNMIQNAVDFLDGKANLRSTLQTGINALSVLEEIKEIIK, from the coding sequence ATGCAAAAATACACGGCGGCTTTGGTTGGCTTGGGCAGAATCGGTTACAGTCTTGGACTTGACAAAAACCGCGAGCAGCCCGCCAGCCACACAATGGCACTTTTGAATAATCCTCGGATAAATCTGATTGCCGGTTGCGACACTGATTCCATTGCGCTTTCAAAATGGCAGGACGCAAATAAAAAAGCCGTTGGATATTCGGACAGCGCAAACCTTTATGCGCGATGCCGCCCGGACATTGTTACAGTCGCCGTGAATGAAAATGCCCATTTAAAAGAAGCTGTTGAAGCGATTCACGCAAAGCCGAAACTTGTGATTTTGGAAAAGCCTGTTGCGCTCAATCTTTTGGAAGCGGAAAAAATTCAGCAAGAGGCGGAAAAATTTCAAGTGCCAGTTCTTGTAAACCATGAGCGGCGTTTTGCGGAAGATTTTAAATTGGCAAAGAGCTATATGAAAAAAATCGGGGAGATTCAAAGCATTCGTGCGGAGCTTTGCTCAAGTCTTTGCGTTTATAATCCGGCGGAAGAAAAAACTGGTGCCTACAGTCTTATTCACGACGGAACGCATTTGGTTGACGCGGTTTTGTTTTTTCTTGAGGATGATTTGCCTTCAACGCTGAAAAAAATATCCTTGGAAAATCCTTCTGAAAAAAAAGGGGGACTTCTTAGCCGTGCTTCCGATCTAAATAATTCTGAAAAAAAAATCAAAACTGTAAATTCGCTTCTTAGATTTCCTATTGTAACTGGCGTTTTCCGTGATGAAGAAAAAAATGTCCGGCAGTTCAGCGCGCACTATTCAACTTCAAAATGCCCCGATGTTACAATTGGAATAAGCGGACGCTCTCGTTTCTTTGGATTTGAAATTTCCATTACGGGAACTGAAGGCAGGATTTGCATTGGAAATGGATATTTAAAATTGTATCACCGCGAAAAATCTTCTCTCTACAGCGGATTCTATTCACTTTTAAATGACCGTTCCGAAAGCCTGCCAAAAAAAACTTTTTACTTTTCAAATATGATTCAAAACGCAGTTGACTTTTTAGATGGAAAAGCAAACTTGCGCTCGACACTTCAGACTGGAATAAACGCGCTTTCAGTGCTTGAAGAAATAAAAGAAATAATCAAATAA
- the rimO gene encoding 30S ribosomal protein S12 methylthiotransferase RimO: MTSKKFFLDQHGCAKNQVDGELIMSRLLRLGFEQVFEPEKADLIIVNSCGFIESAKKESLDSLIGARSAFPNAKILLAGCLAERYADVFKKDLPEADGIVGNGNLELIDSAVKDLFEEKRPVLKAEQKGVCCGERNSLLSFKGSAFVKITEGCDNKCSFCAIPIIRGKLRSRNSDEIVSEIKSLLARGIFEVNLIGQDLAAYGCGEEDKEFSSEKNWHEIIYKNLKNPVYAEENFYEKNGDSPLCRLIKKISALEGKFWIRLLYIHPDHFNKDILEVMKNDSRFLPYFDIPFQSGDEKIIRAMNRKGSFENYTSLIKTIRSYFPESCIRTTFLTGFPGETDENASRTEEFLKSIKSDWSGCFPYSREEDTAAYKMKSQVSLKKAKTRAFRLEEMQHEITSESLKMRCGKIYDVLIEEIIENKDGTDEGLAIGRAWFDAPEVDGAFVVRYDLDNEKAVKKIIPGAVVKAKALAASDVDVDGEFLE; encoded by the coding sequence TTGACTAGTAAAAAATTTTTTCTTGACCAGCATGGCTGTGCAAAAAATCAGGTTGACGGCGAGCTTATAATGAGCAGGCTTTTAAGACTTGGATTTGAGCAAGTTTTTGAGCCTGAAAAAGCCGACTTGATTATTGTAAATTCCTGTGGATTTATTGAGAGCGCAAAAAAAGAAAGTCTGGATTCCCTTATTGGAGCGCGCTCTGCATTTCCTAATGCGAAAATTCTTTTGGCGGGCTGTCTTGCCGAGCGTTATGCGGATGTCTTTAAAAAAGATTTGCCTGAAGCTGACGGAATTGTTGGAAACGGAAATTTAGAGTTGATTGATTCCGCTGTAAAAGATTTGTTTGAAGAAAAGCGTCCGGTTTTAAAAGCTGAACAAAAAGGAGTTTGCTGTGGCGAGCGGAATTCACTTTTGTCTTTTAAAGGAAGCGCGTTTGTAAAAATTACAGAAGGCTGTGATAACAAATGCTCATTCTGCGCAATTCCCATTATACGTGGAAAACTTCGTTCAAGAAATTCAGATGAAATTGTTTCAGAAATAAAATCTCTTTTGGCTCGCGGAATTTTTGAAGTCAATTTGATTGGGCAGGATTTGGCGGCTTATGGTTGCGGCGAGGAAGACAAAGAGTTTTCTTCTGAAAAAAACTGGCATGAAATAATTTATAAGAATTTAAAAAATCCTGTTTATGCGGAAGAAAATTTTTATGAGAAAAATGGAGACTCTCCTTTGTGCCGTTTGATAAAAAAAATTTCTGCACTTGAAGGAAAATTTTGGATCCGGCTTTTGTACATTCACCCTGACCATTTTAACAAAGACATTCTTGAAGTTATGAAAAACGATTCAAGATTTCTTCCTTATTTTGATATTCCGTTTCAGTCTGGCGACGAGAAGATAATCCGTGCCATGAACCGCAAGGGTAGTTTTGAAAATTATACTTCGCTTATAAAAACAATCCGTTCTTATTTTCCTGAAAGCTGTATACGCACAACTTTTCTTACAGGCTTCCCTGGGGAAACAGACGAAAATGCTTCGCGCACAGAAGAATTTTTAAAATCAATAAAAAGCGACTGGTCTGGATGTTTTCCGTACAGCAGAGAAGAAGACACTGCCGCTTATAAAATGAAGTCTCAAGTTTCTTTAAAAAAAGCAAAGACTAGAGCTTTTAGGCTGGAAGAAATGCAGCATGAAATAACTTCTGAAAGTTTAAAAATGCGCTGCGGAAAAATTTACGATGTCCTTATTGAAGAAATAATTGAAAATAAAGACGGCACAGATGAAGGTCTTGCAATCGGTCGTGCCTGGTTTGATGCGCCGGAAGTTGACGGAGCCTTTGTTGTGCGCTATGACCTTGATAATGAAAAAGCTGTGAAAAAAATAATTCCGGGAGCTGTTGTAAAGGCAAAGGCTCTTGCCGCATCCGATGTCGATGTTGACGGAGAATTTCTTGAATGA
- a CDS encoding single-stranded DNA-binding protein produces the protein MNALNQIILEGNVVRQPERKSCKNGASFCRIPIAVNRKYKASDGNYVDEVSYFDVATFGQTAELCEKWCPKGRGIRVVGRLKQTTMQTEDGKKRSIIEIIAEHVDFKPIQKKAEEGKALSAPKKSSGKKAKEESPEAAPNEFCEPPEEDLEF, from the coding sequence ATGAATGCCTTGAATCAAATTATTCTGGAAGGAAATGTTGTCCGTCAGCCAGAAAGAAAAAGCTGCAAAAACGGAGCTTCGTTCTGCCGGATTCCAATCGCCGTGAACAGAAAGTACAAAGCCAGTGACGGAAACTACGTTGATGAGGTTTCGTACTTTGACGTTGCAACATTCGGACAAACCGCTGAACTTTGCGAAAAATGGTGTCCAAAAGGAAGAGGAATCCGCGTAGTCGGAAGGCTCAAACAGACAACAATGCAAACTGAAGACGGCAAAAAGAGAAGCATCATAGAAATAATCGCCGAGCACGTTGACTTTAAGCCGATTCAAAAAAAAGCTGAAGAAGGAAAAGCCCTTTCCGCTCCAAAAAAATCATCTGGAAAAAAAGCAAAAGAAGAATCTCCTGAAGCCGCGCCTAATGAATTTTGTGAGCCTCCAGAAGAAGATTTGGAATTTTAG